TACTTTCTCTTTTTAACCGGTAAGCGATAAGATCTTTAATAGAAATGATGCTCAGGTTGAAACGTTGTGCGATCTGAAACAGCTGGGGTAGGCGAGCCATGGTTCCGTCCTCGTTCATTATTTCCACCAGGGCACCGGCAGGTTCACAGCCTGCAAGTTTTGCAAGATCAACGCTTGCTTCGGTATGACCTGCTCTTCTCAAGACGCCTCCGTTTTTTGCCCTTAGCGGAAAAATATGACCAGGTCTTGCAAAATCTGAGGGTTGAACGGAGGGGTCAATCAGCGCACGGATGGTTTTCGAACGATCCGAAGCGGAGATACCGGTGGTACAGCCATTACCCGTAAGATCGACAGAAACAGTAAAGGGTGTGGAGTGCTGCGACGTGTTCCGGGGAACCATCATTTCCAGCTGCAATTCCTCCGCTCGTTTTTCTTCTATGGAGGCGCAGATCAGGCCGCGTCCGTGCGTGGCCATAAAGTTGACAACTTCCGGGGTAACATGCCGCGCCGCCGCAACAAAATCCCCCTCATTTTCACGGTCTTCATCGTCTACCACAATCACCACCTTTCCTGACCTGATATCTTCCAGGGCATCTTCAATACGGTTCAGACGGAGGGTGTGTTCCATAGTGCAAAGGTACCATTTTCCCCGCGATCACTGATGCCGGCGGGTAGGCTGCCAAACGGAGGTCCGAACCCCTCTCAGAAACCGAAACGTGCCGATAAAAAGCGCCAGATTCATTGAGAGGAAATGCGTAGCAAACCGGAAGATTTTTATGTTCAGCCCTACCATGCTGCAAGCGAGGTCCAGGAGAGGAAGTGCCAATATCCCGGCTCCGGCCCATAGTGTGTACCGGTAAACAGCGCTCGTGCATTCACAAAGCACCTGTAGCAGGTAAATATTCTGAAAAAGCATCACCAGCATCAGCCAGGGCCCCAGCCAGCGTAGAATCTTGTGGGAAAAAAAGCAAAAAGAAACAGCATCGAAACGAAAGAGCATCCCGGAAAACCTGAACATATTCTGGAAGTTTCCGGTAGCAATTCGGATCTTTCGTCTGAACTCTTCTTTCAGGCTGTAGGAAACATCTTCAAAGACCATGGCATTCTTTTCGTTAATGCATTTGTATCCTTTTTGGAGGACTTTCATGTTTACATAAAAGTCATCTACCAGGAAGCGTGGGGGTACAGGACTAAAAAGCTCCCTTCGTACGGAATAACATCCTCCGAACGGACCCATCATACAACCCCAGAGTTTTCCTTCTGCATTTTTTGTTCCCACTTCTGTTCGGATATAGGTGTGTTCCTGTTTCGCGATTCCGCGGTTTCCAACATCGCGATGCATCATGTTGGTGTCCACCAGTCCTGTACGGTCATCGGCATAATGACGGAGCATTTCTTTTAGTGTGCTTTTCTCAAAAAGAACGTTCGCATCCGTAATTACAAGAATCTCACGGGTGCTAAGGGCTGCCAAATCATTGATGATACCGATCTTGCCAGTTCGTTGCGGAAATATTTTCAACTGAATACGTGCATCGCGCCGGGAAAGTGCTTCTACCTGTTCGTTGGTACTGTCCGTGGACGCGTCGGAACCAACCAGTATTTCAATTTTTTCCGAAGGATAATCCTGGTCAAGAACACTTTGAAGTTTTTCACAGATAACGGAAGCTTCGTTGTATGCGGCCACAAGAACGGAAACGGTAGGAAGGGGTTTTTCAGGGAGGACGGCGGTTTTCTTATAATGAGCTAGCAAGCGAACGGCCAAAGGAAATACGAGGTAGGAATGTGCGAGCGCTCCTGCTAAACTCCAGAATACGATTTCTTCCCAGATCATGATTTCCGCTGTTTTTGATAAAATGCTGTCAGCTGCGCCGTGGTGGCCATATTGCCGAAATGCGCATGGGCAAAGCGGGAAGCCTGAGCGGAAAGTTCCCGGCAAAGCGTTTCGTCGCCCAGGCACCGGAGAATGGCTTTTGCGAATGAATCTGCATCATCCGCCACCAGGAAGTGCGTGCCGTTTTGTGCCCTTATTCCCTCGGCACCAACCGGAGTGGTAATTATCACTTTTCCAAGTGCCATTCCCTCCACAATCTTTACACGCATTCCACTTCCGGAAAAGAGCGGTACGATCATCATGTTGTGCAAGCTCATGAAGTGTACTGCATCCTCCACCTCTCCCAGTACATTCACATTGGGTGCATGGAGAAACTTGATTTCCTCCGGCATATTTCTTCCTGCGATATGAAGCAGGAGATCCGGGTGATAGGCGATTACTTTCCTCCATACTTCCCTGATAAACCAACGGAGGCCTTCGAGGTTGGGAGCCCAGTCTAACGCGCCCAGAAAAAATATGTTTTTATGTGACGGAGGCTGATGGGTAGAACAGAATTCCTGCTCATCAAAAGAGGCAGGGCACATATGCACCGGACCGGTGAAGCCAAGATTCCTGAAACCAAGCTCGTCGACAGGTGAAATGGGTACCAGCACATCAATATTCTTCAATTGTTCGGTTTCAAAGCGGCGCAATTGCCGGGCAAGCAGTGTTAAGTAACTCCGCCGGAAAATGGTGTGTTCGTTGCGCGCCCGCCGCTCCCAGATCAGATGCTCAATGTTGTGTGCCCTGAGACTGATCAGTGCATTTGAATTCTCCCGGATAATAGAAATATAGGGGGCAAGATAAATCCCTTCCAGCTGAACCACATCAAACGGACCATTGTTCCGTAATAGTTCCCGTAATTTCTCTGTATATGCCCGTGAGAGGAATCGCTGCACATTGTACGAACGGTTCATTACTAATGATTTCAATGCCTGGAAGCTGCTGATATCATTGTCAATCTTCACCGAATGAAAAAGAATCTCTTCGGAGAGTTTTTCCGGGAGATCCATCGGGTTGAAGAAATGCTTCGTGGTATTCATCGCCAGAACCGTAACGCCATGCCCTTGCCGCGCGAGTGCTTTGGAAATGTTCAGGGTGGCAATGGCACCCCCATCCCTGGGTGGATACGGAAATTTATTGGTGAGCTGCAGTATCCTCATCTGCGTCTCCGTTTGAATAATTTAGCGACGGGTTCCAGATAAGCGTTCGCGTCGAAAAGGGTGGAGTCGGTCGTCGCCTTCCAGGAAAGAAACACACCGAGAGGAAGCAGGATGAAGGGGGCTGCCCAGGCACCAAAAAAGGGAGAAATGATCAGCTCTTTCGCAAACTTTTCACCAGTGATACTGAGAATATAATATAGAATGAATAAAAGGATGGAGACTACTGCAGGCATTCCCAGTCCTCCCTTACGGATGATCGCACCGAGCGGCGCTCCGATGAAAAACAAAACAAGACAAGCAAAGGATAAGGTGAATTTTTTATGCCAGACCAGTTTCAGGCTAACCTCCGGTTGAATGAGGTTTTCCTTTTCCTGCATATAGCTCTCAACGTCGGTTTTAGAAGCACGGGCGCTTTGAATGGCTCGCTCCAGAACGAGAAGCTGCTTCTGGCGATCGTTCGCCGGAGGAGCCATTTTGATTTCCATTTCCGGATTGGGAAGGGGCAACACGGCAGATGGTTTGAACGGACTTACTGGTCGCTGCACGGTTTTGTGAGGAGGACCTTGCCTGAAGAATTTATTATTAACTCTGTTCATGAAGAAAGCACCTGCTTCCGCGCGGTCGCGTTTTAAGGAGTCCAGTTCATCCTCAATCTGGCCAATGTTCAGCATATCATAGTTGGAACTCAGGATGTCCTCATCCATCCGCTTCAGTTCGAAGCCTCTTAGATCAATTCGCACCCGTTGCTCCATAAAATGCGTGCGGGTATAGGGATGGGAGATTTCGGTATTCTGATTTACCATTTCATCTGCGGAGTGCCCGTTTTTGAGGGTTACAATCAGATGCTTTTTGTCGTCGCTGATTTGCATGGAGCCGGACTCTGCTGTAGTCACACGTGTGTTGCCCATGCCCTGTGTATGATCGTAAATCGTGATACCTTTTAATATATTGCCGTCATCGGATTTACCTTCGATACGTATTACATATCCCAGAATACCGGAATAAAAGGCGCCGGGTTTCAGATTCATGGCTGGCTTGGTTTCAGCGATGCTGTGTACAATGGTCCATCCTTTCAGGCTGGCGAACGGAAGGATGTTGTTGCTGAATACAAATGCCAGGCAGCAAACACCCAGAATAAAAACGGTGAGCGGACGCATAATTCTCCCCAACGATAATCCTGCAGATTTTAAAGCAACGAGTTCATAATGTTCTCCCAGGTTCCCGAAGGTCATCAGCGAAGAGAGTAGAATCGCGAGCGGCAGAGCCATTGGCACTAATGTGAGTGAAACATAGAACACCACCTCGGTCAGGGTGAAGACGTCAATCCCTTTTCCAACAAAATCCTCGAACCATTTCCAGAGAAATTGCATGAAAAGCACAAACAGCGAAATGAAAAATGTGAGTACGAACGGACCAAGGTAGGCGGAGATCGTATATCGAGTCAGCGTGTTCAAGTTGCAAATATATTACTAACCTTTTGCGTTTCAGTAATATGCACTGCAATTATTGTGCAAATTTTCACGCTGAATACGTACATTTGACCTATGATCCTGGGTCAGAAACTTGTGGTGGTGCTGCCGGCTTACAATGCTTCGCAAACGCTAAAACGCACCTATGATGAGATTCCCTTTGATATTGTGGATGAAGTAGTACTGGTGGACGATGCCAGCAAGGACGACACTTCAGAACAGGCCAGGGCCATTGGCATCCGGCATGTGCTCAGGCACGAAAAGAACCGGGGATATGGTGGTAATCAAAAGACGTGTTACAAGAAGGCTCTTGATCTTAACGCGGATATTGTAATAATGTTGCATCCCGACTATCAATATACTCCCAGGCTCATCCATTCCATGGCGTACATCATTGCCAATGGTGTTTACCCCGTGGTGCTGGGTTCCAGGATATTAGGCAAGGGGGCACTGCGCGGCGGGATGCCGGTGTATAAATACATTTTTAACCGTTTTCTTACGTTTACTCAGAATCTGCTGGTAGGACAGAAACTATCAGAGTACCACACCGGTTACAGGGCATTTTCTGTGAAAGTGATCCGGGCTATCGCCATCGAGGAAAACAGTGACGACTTTGTATTTGACAATCAAATGTTGTCGCAAATCATCTATAAGGGGTTTGAAATCGCGGAAGTAACCTGCCCCACTAAGTATTTCGAAGAAGCTTCCTCTATCAATTTTTCAAGAAGCATGAAGTATGGGATCGGATGCCTCTCTGTTTCATTAAAACACCGGTTGAATAAATGGGGAGTAATGAAGTCCTCTATATACCGCTGACCCGGTCGCGGACCAGAAATACAGGTTCGTTGCGGTAAAACAACCTGCGGGTGAATCCCAGCGGGTAGAGAGAACCAAAGCCGCTCTGTTCATAGTAAAGAATCACGTCTACAGGATCAATTGAACTGGCTGCGTCTTCGTCACAACCAAGTTGCATCTCATAGTTCGGTTTTAGCTTAGTATACCGAAGGTCACGCCCCCCTCCGGAGAAGGGAAGAAGACGGAAGAGCCGCTGGAAGATTACCGGCGGTATGCGAATTAACGGAAATTCAGTAAAGGTGGCAGAGATGGCAATGAGTTTTTCCGTCAGGTTCATGGAGGAGAAGCTTTTTAGTCCTACCACCCCGTACCGTTGCCACCAACGACAAAACCAGGCATCGTTGTGGACCACCCAGCCTCCCGGTTTAATCACCCGGGCAATTTCGCGGACTACCTTTTCCGGGTGAGTCGGGTGTTCAAGAAAAGTGTGCGTTAAAATGCAATCCACACTCTTATCCCTAAAAGGAAGCTTTTCCGCGTTGGCAGCAATTGAACAGCGGGTATATTTGTCAGAGTATCTATTCATATTTCCCTCTGAGATATCCAGAGGGATATAATTTGGAAATTTTTCGTTGGCCCACCCGCTCCTTTGCTGAAACACACCTCCGCCAAGCTCAATGATCAGGATATCGTTACCTAGCTTTTCCAGGATAAGATTGGTGATCTTTTCCATCCTCTGGTATCCTTCACCGATCGCGGAATGCTTTTGTTTCAATTCATGATATTTGTCCGGAAGGGCTTTTGTTTCTGTTAAATAAAACTTGTCAAACGCCGCTGACACTTCTGATTTAGCGCCGAAGACCAGTGTGAGAGGGTTACCTTCAGATATGCTATAGTCCCCTGAAAGGCATGCTTTAAGGGCGGAAGGGATAGGGTGATTCATCCTCCTGCTTTTTTTACAGGGAAGCCCTTTTCTCTCAGCATTTTCTCAAGTTTTTCACGGTGATCCCCCTGAATAAGTATATCACCGTTCTTGACATTGCCGCCAACTCCGCATTTCTGTTTGAGCTCACGTGCCAATTCATCCATGGCCTCGTCTGGCATCTGAAAACCGGTGATCCGGGATATCAGTTTCCCCCCGCCAATGCGGTCCAGATAAATTCGTAACGATTGCTGCGAGGGCAGAGCAGAGCTATACTCCGCCTGTTCTTCCTCCCCTGAAGGCACAAAGTCAGGGTTTGTGGAATACACTAACCCTCCGTCTCTGCTTTTCTTCTTCTTCATCATCTCAATTGCTGATGGCCATAAATTTCAAACCCACCTGCTCCATTAATAAACGGATCGGTGGGCGAAATAGGGCAAGCTGATCATATCGCACCGCTACAAC
This is a stretch of genomic DNA from Bacteroidia bacterium. It encodes these proteins:
- the ribB gene encoding 3,4-dihydroxy-2-butanone-4-phosphate synthase, producing MEHTLRLNRIEDALEDIRSGKVVIVVDDEDRENEGDFVAAARHVTPEVVNFMATHGRGLICASIEEKRAEELQLEMMVPRNTSQHSTPFTVSVDLTGNGCTTGISASDRSKTIRALIDPSVQPSDFARPGHIFPLRAKNGGVLRRAGHTEASVDLAKLAGCEPAGALVEIMNEDGTMARLPQLFQIAQRFNLSIISIKDLIAYRLKRESIVERKVEVDLPTEFGKFRLIAFTQTTNGMEHLALVKGSWEEDEPILVRVHSSCLTGD
- a CDS encoding glycosyltransferase, whose product is MIWEEIVFWSLAGALAHSYLVFPLAVRLLAHYKKTAVLPEKPLPTVSVLVAAYNEASVICEKLQSVLDQDYPSEKIEILVGSDASTDSTNEQVEALSRRDARIQLKIFPQRTGKIGIINDLAALSTREILVITDANVLFEKSTLKEMLRHYADDRTGLVDTNMMHRDVGNRGIAKQEHTYIRTEVGTKNAEGKLWGCMMGPFGGCYSVRRELFSPVPPRFLVDDFYVNMKVLQKGYKCINEKNAMVFEDVSYSLKEEFRRKIRIATGNFQNMFRFSGMLFRFDAVSFCFFSHKILRWLGPWLMLVMLFQNIYLLQVLCECTSAVYRYTLWAGAGILALPLLDLACSMVGLNIKIFRFATHFLSMNLALFIGTFRFLRGVRTSVWQPTRRHQ
- a CDS encoding glycosyltransferase — encoded protein: MRILQLTNKFPYPPRDGGAIATLNISKALARQGHGVTVLAMNTTKHFFNPMDLPEKLSEEILFHSVKIDNDISSFQALKSLVMNRSYNVQRFLSRAYTEKLRELLRNNGPFDVVQLEGIYLAPYISIIRENSNALISLRAHNIEHLIWERRARNEHTIFRRSYLTLLARQLRRFETEQLKNIDVLVPISPVDELGFRNLGFTGPVHMCPASFDEQEFCSTHQPPSHKNIFFLGALDWAPNLEGLRWFIREVWRKVIAYHPDLLLHIAGRNMPEEIKFLHAPNVNVLGEVEDAVHFMSLHNMMIVPLFSGSGMRVKIVEGMALGKVIITTPVGAEGIRAQNGTHFLVADDADSFAKAILRCLGDETLCRELSAQASRFAHAHFGNMATTAQLTAFYQKQRKS
- a CDS encoding LptF/LptG family permease, with the translated sequence MNTLTRYTISAYLGPFVLTFFISLFVLFMQFLWKWFEDFVGKGIDVFTLTEVVFYVSLTLVPMALPLAILLSSLMTFGNLGEHYELVALKSAGLSLGRIMRPLTVFILGVCCLAFVFSNNILPFASLKGWTIVHSIAETKPAMNLKPGAFYSGILGYVIRIEGKSDDGNILKGITIYDHTQGMGNTRVTTAESGSMQISDDKKHLIVTLKNGHSADEMVNQNTEISHPYTRTHFMEQRVRIDLRGFELKRMDEDILSSNYDMLNIGQIEDELDSLKRDRAEAGAFFMNRVNNKFFRQGPPHKTVQRPVSPFKPSAVLPLPNPEMEIKMAPPANDRQKQLLVLERAIQSARASKTDVESYMQEKENLIQPEVSLKLVWHKKFTLSFACLVLFFIGAPLGAIIRKGGLGMPAVVSILLFILYYILSITGEKFAKELIISPFFGAWAAPFILLPLGVFLSWKATTDSTLFDANAYLEPVAKLFKRRRR
- a CDS encoding glycosyltransferase family 2 protein, with the translated sequence MILGQKLVVVLPAYNASQTLKRTYDEIPFDIVDEVVLVDDASKDDTSEQARAIGIRHVLRHEKNRGYGGNQKTCYKKALDLNADIVIMLHPDYQYTPRLIHSMAYIIANGVYPVVLGSRILGKGALRGGMPVYKYIFNRFLTFTQNLLVGQKLSEYHTGYRAFSVKVIRAIAIEENSDDFVFDNQMLSQIIYKGFEIAEVTCPTKYFEEASSINFSRSMKYGIGCLSVSLKHRLNKWGVMKSSIYR
- a CDS encoding class I SAM-dependent methyltransferase, whose translation is MNHPIPSALKACLSGDYSISEGNPLTLVFGAKSEVSAAFDKFYLTETKALPDKYHELKQKHSAIGEGYQRMEKITNLILEKLGNDILIIELGGGVFQQRSGWANEKFPNYIPLDISEGNMNRYSDKYTRCSIAANAEKLPFRDKSVDCILTHTFLEHPTHPEKVVREIARVIKPGGWVVHNDAWFCRWWQRYGVVGLKSFSSMNLTEKLIAISATFTEFPLIRIPPVIFQRLFRLLPFSGGGRDLRYTKLKPNYEMQLGCDEDAASSIDPVDVILYYEQSGFGSLYPLGFTRRLFYRNEPVFLVRDRVSGI
- a CDS encoding translation initiation factor, producing the protein MMKKKKSRDGGLVYSTNPDFVPSGEEEQAEYSSALPSQQSLRIYLDRIGGGKLISRITGFQMPDEAMDELARELKQKCGVGGNVKNGDILIQGDHREKLEKMLREKGFPVKKAGG